A stretch of Lentibacillus sp. JNUCC-1 DNA encodes these proteins:
- a CDS encoding N-acetylmuramoyl-L-alanine amidase: MSLLIIDGGHGGMDPGGGSNSHFKEKDKVLEISLYQEKRFKELGVSVAMTRRSDKHLPSGPRTKIVRDSGAKYCISNHINAGGGQGAETIHSIHSNGKLAHRIADALAAVGQNTRRVFTRKWGSNDYYYMHRETGSVETIIVEYGFADNKTDSDRILKHWKTYAEAVVKAFCEHIGHKYVAPGQDIEADHVSNPKPKPNKPSSKWQKVTGNWTGQALRKGQYGKPVGQMQSMLANNNPPFYPEKGAKNNGVDEYFGDKTADAVGRFQSYYGLTVDQIPGPKTYAKLKGSKPAASKPSYVGKRVESKHSGNLRFYSKASWSDSHVAGYLKKGTASRRLFLR; the protein is encoded by the coding sequence GTACTTGAAATCTCTTTATATCAGGAAAAGCGGTTTAAAGAATTGGGCGTGAGTGTGGCCATGACACGCCGATCTGATAAGCATCTACCATCTGGCCCCAGAACAAAGATCGTCCGGGATAGCGGTGCAAAGTATTGCATCTCTAACCACATTAATGCCGGTGGCGGTCAAGGTGCAGAGACGATCCACTCAATCCATTCTAATGGAAAGCTGGCACATCGGATTGCTGATGCTCTCGCTGCAGTTGGGCAAAACACCCGCCGGGTATTTACCCGTAAATGGGGGAGCAATGACTACTACTATATGCATCGGGAAACCGGCAGCGTTGAAACGATCATCGTTGAATATGGTTTTGCTGACAATAAGACTGACTCAGACCGTATTCTAAAACACTGGAAAACGTATGCTGAGGCGGTCGTCAAGGCTTTTTGCGAGCATATTGGTCATAAGTATGTAGCACCTGGACAAGACATTGAAGCGGACCATGTGAGCAATCCTAAACCTAAACCAAATAAGCCTTCATCCAAATGGCAAAAGGTGACCGGCAACTGGACCGGACAAGCTCTCAGAAAAGGCCAGTACGGCAAACCTGTTGGGCAGATGCAGTCAATGCTCGCTAACAATAACCCGCCATTCTATCCGGAAAAAGGAGCCAAGAACAACGGTGTGGATGAGTACTTTGGAGACAAGACAGCGGATGCCGTGGGGCGTTTTCAATCCTATTATGGTTTGACGGTTGACCAGATTCCCGGACCTAAAACCTATGCTAAACTCAAAGGAAGTAAACCTGCAGCATCTAAACCGTCATACGTCGGAAAGCGTGTTGAGTCTAAACACAGCGGCAATTTACGATTTTATTCTAAAGCGTCCTGGTCAGACAGTCATGTGGCCGGGTATCTCAAAAAGGGTACGGCTTCCCGACGATTGTTTCTAAGGTAA
- a CDS encoding rod shape-determining protein: MGIFNFSQDLGVDLGTANTLVFIKGKGVVLREPSVVAKNLETGQVEAVGGSARNMIGRTPGNISVIRPMKDGVIADYDTTAVMMKYFIKKAMRKRSLMARKPNVMICVPSGITMVEERAVIDASKQAGAKDAFPIAEPFAAAIGCGLPVWEPTGSMIVDIGGGTTEVAVISLGGIVTSRSIRTAGDNMDDAIINYIRKHYNLMIGERSAESIKMDIGRAGEITQDEEMDIRGRDLLSGLPKTITIQTSEIVKALKETVDSIISAVKDTLEQTPPELAADIMDRGIVLSGGGALLTNLDQVISNETQMPVFVAENPLDSVALGTGKSLDYIQHFRTHPNVSTRSTTD; the protein is encoded by the coding sequence TTGGGTATTTTTAACTTTTCACAAGATCTCGGTGTTGATTTGGGCACCGCAAATACATTGGTGTTCATTAAGGGGAAAGGTGTTGTATTAAGAGAACCCTCTGTAGTAGCAAAAAATCTGGAAACAGGACAAGTGGAAGCTGTTGGTGGCTCTGCCAGGAACATGATTGGAAGAACGCCCGGAAACATTTCTGTTATAAGACCAATGAAGGACGGTGTCATCGCTGACTATGATACAACTGCAGTGATGATGAAATACTTTATAAAGAAAGCGATGCGAAAACGATCATTAATGGCCAGAAAGCCTAACGTCATGATTTGTGTGCCATCAGGAATTACAATGGTTGAAGAGCGGGCTGTCATTGATGCATCTAAACAGGCTGGTGCGAAAGACGCTTTCCCCATTGCAGAGCCTTTTGCAGCTGCAATCGGCTGCGGGCTTCCTGTCTGGGAGCCGACGGGAAGTATGATCGTGGATATTGGTGGCGGAACCACTGAAGTTGCTGTTATTTCGCTTGGAGGCATTGTTACCAGTCGATCAATTCGCACTGCTGGAGATAATATGGACGATGCTATTATTAACTATATTCGAAAGCATTACAATTTGATGATCGGGGAACGTTCCGCTGAATCTATTAAGATGGATATTGGAAGAGCAGGAGAAATCACTCAGGATGAAGAAATGGATATCAGAGGACGTGATTTGTTAAGCGGTCTTCCAAAAACCATTACGATTCAAACTTCTGAAATTGTTAAAGCATTGAAAGAAACAGTTGATTCGATCATTAGTGCTGTAAAGGACACTTTAGAACAAACACCGCCTGAATTGGCTGCAGATATTATGGACCGCGGAATCGTGCTTTCGGGTGGCGGGGCGCTACTCACTAATCTGGATCAGGTGATCAGTAACGAGACCCAAATGCCGGTATTTGTAGCCGAAAACCCGTTGGACAGTGTTGCTTTGGGGACAGGAAAATCGCTTGATTATATACAGCATTTTAGAACCCACCCAAATGTCTCAACACGATCCACTACAGACTAA
- the mreC gene encoding rod shape-determining protein MreC — protein sequence MNFFRKKRLFVFLIGIIILVVMIGFSINDRDHLTTPEQFVNDTIGWAQSAIHAPVDFVTTFFEDIDEIKKTYEENKILKEKLAENKNLIYEVQEIKKENAELRETLDKTESIRDYEPIQATVIARSPERWIEQIKLNKGKQAGIQPNMAVITADGMIGKVQTASEFTSTVQLLTGFDQLNRISATIAREDAPDIFGLIEGYDRKTDTLMFKMIEHSGEKLEKGELVVSSGMGGVFPAGLTIGEVKDVVPDQYGLTNTALVEPAANMYDVNNVIVVSRTMVGKREENEEGAE from the coding sequence ATGAATTTTTTTCGTAAAAAAAGATTATTTGTATTCTTGATCGGGATAATTATTCTGGTCGTTATGATTGGTTTTTCCATCAATGATCGTGACCATTTGACCACACCCGAACAATTCGTTAATGATACTATAGGATGGGCGCAAAGCGCTATTCATGCTCCAGTTGATTTTGTAACAACTTTTTTTGAAGATATAGATGAAATTAAAAAGACTTACGAAGAGAACAAAATCCTTAAAGAAAAACTTGCCGAGAATAAAAATTTAATTTATGAAGTCCAGGAAATTAAGAAAGAGAATGCTGAACTTAGGGAAACACTTGATAAAACAGAAAGCATACGCGATTATGAACCCATTCAGGCAACTGTTATAGCCCGGTCACCTGAGCGCTGGATTGAGCAAATCAAACTTAATAAAGGCAAGCAAGCAGGCATTCAACCCAATATGGCAGTTATTACAGCAGATGGGATGATTGGTAAAGTCCAAACAGCATCAGAGTTTACATCAACTGTTCAGCTGCTGACGGGTTTTGATCAGCTCAACCGGATTTCGGCTACCATCGCCCGAGAAGATGCTCCTGATATTTTTGGGCTAATTGAAGGGTATGACCGAAAAACGGATACCCTTATGTTTAAAATGATTGAGCATTCAGGGGAAAAGCTTGAAAAAGGAGAGCTTGTCGTATCATCCGGGATGGGAGGGGTATTTCCTGCCGGATTAACAATCGGAGAGGTAAAAGATGTGGTACCGGACCAATATGGTCTCACAAATACGGCGCTGGTTGAACCTGCTGCAAATATGTATGATGTGAATAACGTTATCGTCGTCAGTCGGACGATGGTAGGCAAACGAGAAGAAAATGAGGAGGGGGCTGAATGA
- the mreD gene encoding rod shape-determining protein MreD, with amino-acid sequence MKHLYVPLCLFVFLVFEGVAFELLPASIVSGKSIIVPHWILILIVFISLFYVREKSLLSVGYALVFGFLIDIAYTGILGVYMFGYGAAIYVVYSLMKYLQTNIYSAILHGTIAVIISDVLIGIIYEMVGLTNISIPDYLIMRLIPTVLANLVFLIVLYPVMKNLLIKWGTD; translated from the coding sequence ATGAAACATTTATACGTCCCTTTATGCTTATTTGTATTCCTCGTGTTTGAAGGCGTTGCTTTTGAGTTGCTCCCCGCCAGTATTGTGTCTGGTAAATCCATTATTGTTCCGCACTGGATTTTGATTTTGATTGTGTTTATAAGTTTGTTTTATGTCAGAGAAAAGAGTCTGCTGAGTGTTGGATATGCACTGGTGTTTGGCTTTTTGATCGATATTGCTTATACTGGAATCCTGGGCGTGTATATGTTCGGTTATGGCGCTGCGATTTATGTTGTTTATAGTTTGATGAAATATTTACAAACAAACATATATTCCGCCATTTTGCATGGAACAATCGCTGTTATTATATCTGATGTGTTAATTGGTATAATCTACGAGATGGTTGGCCTAACCAATATTTCAATTCCTGATTACTTAATTATGCGGCTTATTCCAACCGTATTGGCAAATCTTGTCTTTTTAATTGTGTTATACCCCGTTATGAAAAACCTGCTGATTAAATGGGGAACTGATTAG